The Cellulomonas oligotrophica sequence CTCGCGGTAGTTCGACTTGATCGGGCGCGGGATGATCTCGCCCTTCGGGTTGGCGACGAGACCACGCATGCCGGCGATCTGACGCACCTGCATCCAGTTGCCTCGGGCGCCCGAGCCGACCATCCGGTACACCGTGTTGCGCGCAGGGAAGTTCTCCTGCATCGCCTTGGCGACCTTGTCCGTGGCCTGCGTCCAGATCTCGATGAGCTCCTGGCGACGCTCGTCGTCGGTGATCAGGCCCTTCTCGTACTGGCCCTGCACCTTCGCCGCGCGCGCCTCGTGCTCGTCGAGGATCGTCTGCTTGACCGCCGGCGTCGCGACGTCGGAGATCGCGATCGTGACGCCCGAGCGGGTGGCCCAGCGGAAGCCGGCCTCCTTCAGCGCGTCCAGCGAGGCGGCGACCTCGACCTTCGGGTACCGCTCGGCGAGGTCGTTGACGATCACCGACAGGCGCTTCTTGTCGACGACGCCGTTCTCGTACGGGTAGTCGACCGGCAGCAGCTCGTTGAAGAGCGCACGGCCGAGCGTCGTCTCGAACAGCAGCGTCTGACCGGGCTCCCAGCCCTCGGGCGCGCGCTCCTCGTCCAGGACGAGGTCGTCCATGAGGATGCGCACGACCGCGTTGAGGTCGAGCGACCCCTGGTCGAACGCCATGATCGCCTCGGAGACCGAGCTGAACGCCCGGCCCGTGCCGAGCGCGTCGGGGCGGTCCGACGTCAGGTGGTACAGGCCGATGATCATGTCCTGCGAGGGCATGGTCACCGGACGACCGTCCGACGGCTTGAGGATGTTGTTGCTCGAGAGCATGAGGATGCGGGCCTCGGCCTGCGCCTCCGCGCTCAGGGGCAGGTGGACGGCCATCTGGTCACCGTCGAAGTCCGCGTTGAACGCGGCGCAGACGAGCGGGTGCAGGTGGATCGCCTTGCCCTCGACCAGCTGGGGCTCGAACGCCTGGATGCCCAGACGGTGCAGCGTCGGTGCGCGGTTGAGCAGCACCGGGTGCTCCGTGATGACCTCCTCGAGCACGTCCCACACGACCGGGCGGGCACGCTCGACCATGCGCTTGGCCGACTTGATGTTCTGCGCGTGGTTGAGGTCCACGAGGCGCTTCATCACGAACGGCTTGAACAGCTCGAGCGCCATCTGCTTGGGCAGGCCGCACTGGTGCAGCTTGAGCTGCGGGCCGACGACGATGACCGAACGGCCCGAGTAGTCGACGCGCTTGCCGAGCAGGTTCTGGCGGAACCGGCCCTGCTTGCCCTTGAGCATGTCGGAGATCGACTTCAGCGGACGGTTGCCGGGGCCCGTGACCGGGCGGCCGCGGCGGCCGTTGTCGAACAGCGAGTCGACGGCCTCCTGGAGCATCCGCTTCTCGTTGTTGACGATGATCTCCGGCGCGCCCAGGTCCAGGAGCCGCTTGAGGCGGTTGTTCCGGTTGATGACGCGGCGGTACAGGTCGTTCAGGTCCGACGTGGCGAAGCGGCCACCGTCGAGCTGGACCATCGGGCGCAGGTCCGGCGGGATCACCGGGACAGCGTCGAGGACCATGCCCGTGGGCGAGTTCGTCGTCGTGAGGAACGCGTTGACGACCTTGAGGCGCTTGAGGGCACGGGTCTTGCGCTGACCCTTGCCGCTGCGGATGGTCTCGCGCAGCGACGCGGCCTCCGCGTCCAGGTCGAACGCCTCGAGGCGCTTCTGGATCGCCGCGGCGCCCATCGAGCCCTCGAAGTAGTTGCCGTACCGGTCCTGCAGCTGGCGGTACAGCATCTCGTCGCCCTCGAGGTCGGCGACCTTGAGGTTCTTGAAGCGGTCCCAGACCTGCTCGAGCCGGTCGAGCTCGGCGTCGGCACGCTTGCGCAGCGACGCCATCTCGCGCTCGGCGGAGTCGCGCACCTTGCGGCGCGCGTCGGCCTTGGCACCCTCGGCCTCGAGCTCGGCCAGGTCGGCCTCGAGCTTCTGGGCGCGGGCGTTGATGTCGTTGTCGCGGCGGTCCGCGATCTCCTTCTTCTCCAGGTCGATCTCGTTCTGGAGGTTCGGGAGGTCCTCCTGGCGACCGTCCACGTCGACCCACGTGATCATGTAGGCCGCGAAGTAGATGACCTTCTCGAGGTCCTTCGGCGCCAGGTCGAGCAGGTAGCCCAGGCGCGACGGGACGCCCTTGAAGAACCAGATGTGGGTCACGGGGGCGGCGAGCTCGATGTGGCCCATCCGCTCACGGCGGACCTTCGAGCGGGTCACCTCGACGCCGCAGCGCTCGCAGATGATGCCCTTGAAGCGCACGCGCTTGTACTTGCCGCAGTAGCACTCCCAGTCCCGGGTGGGGCCGAAGATCTTCTCGCAGAAGAGCCCGTCCTTCTCCGGCTTGAGGGTGCGGTAGTTGATGGTCTCGGGCTTCTTCACCTCGCCGTGCGACCAGGCACGGATGTCGTCGGCCGTGGCCAGGCCGATGCGCAGCTCGTCGAAGACGTTGACGTCGAGCAAGGGGGTCCTACTTCCTTCGCTTGCCGGGGGCGGCGAACCCGCCGGCGGGATGGACTCTCACAGGGGTGTCGGCTGCCGGTGCGGCCCTCGTGGCGAGGGCCGCACCGGCGCTCGGCGTCAGATCTCTTCGACGCTGCTGGCGTTGGGGCGACGGCTCAGGTCGATGCCGAGCTCCTCCGCGGCGCGGTAGACCTCGTCGTCGTTCTCCTTCATGTCGATGGACACGCCGTCCGCGGACAGCACCTCGACGTTCAGGCAGAGCGACTGCATCTCCTTGAGCAGGACCTTGAACGACTCCGGGATGCCCGAGTCGGGGATGTTCTCGCCCTTGACGATGGCCTCGTACACCTTGACGCGCCCGGGGACGTCGTCGGACTTGATGGTGAGGAGCTCCTGGAGGGTGTAGGCCGCGCCGTACGCCTCGAGGGCCCACACCTCCATCTCGCCGAACCGCTGCCCGCCGAACTGCGCCTTACCACCCAGCGGCTGCTGCGTGATCATCGAGTACGGGCCCGTCGAGCGCGCGTGGATCTTGTCGTCGACGAGGTGGTGCAGCTTGAGGATGTACATGTAGCCGACGGACACGGCCTCGGGGAACGGCTCGCCGGAGCGCCCGTCGAAGAGGCGCGCCTTGCCGTCGGGCTGGACCATGCGGTCCCCGTCCCGGTTCGGCAGCGTCGACTCCAGCAGCCCGGACAGCGCGTCCTCCTGCAGGCCGTCGAACACCGGCGTGGCGACCGGGTTGCGGGGGGTGCTCGTGGCGGCGACGGCCGGCACGTGCTCCTTCCACGACAGGTCGCCCTCCGTCGCGAGCTGGATGTCCCAGCCCTGCGACGCGATCCACCCGAGGTGGACCTCGAGGACCTGCCCGACGTTCATGCGCCCGGGGACGCCCATCGGGTTGAGGATGATGTCGACCGGCGTGCCGTCCGCGAGGAACGGCATGTCCTCGACGGGCAGGATCGTCGAGATGACGCCCTTGTTGCCGTGACGCCCGGCGAGCTTGTCGCCCGCCGTGATCTTGCGGCGCTGGGCGATGTAGACGCGGACCAGCTCGTTGACGCCGGCGGGCAGCTCGTCGCCGTCCTCGCGGCTGAACGTGCGCACCTCGATGACCGTGCCGGACTCGCCGTGGGGCACCTTGAGCGACGTGTCGCGGACCTCGCGCGCCTTCTCGCCGAAGATCGCACGGAGCAGGCGCTCCTCCGGGGTCAGCTCGGTCTCACCCTTGGGCGTGACCTTGCCGACGAGGATGTCGCCGGCCGCGACCTCGGCGCCGATGCGGATGATCCCGCGCTCGTCGAGGTCGGCGAGGACCTCCTCGGAGACGTTCGGGATGTCCCGCGTGATCTCCTCGGGGCCCAGCTTGGTGTCGCGCGCGTCGACCTCGTGCTCCTCGATGTGGATCGAGGACAGCACGTCGTCCTGCACGAGGCGCTGCGACAGGATGATCGCGTCCTCGTAGTTGTGGCCCTCCCACGACATGAACGCGACCAGCAGGTTGCGGCCGAGCGCGAGCTCGCCCTCGTCCGTGGCCGGACCGTCGGCGAGCACCGAGTTGACCTCGACGCGGGCGCCCTGGTCGACCAGCACGCGCTGGTTGTAGCTCGTGCCCTGGTTGGAGCGGCGGAACTTCGCGACGCGGTACGTCGACGTGGTGGCGTCGTCGTTCGCGACCGTGATCAGGTCGGCCGACACCTCGGTGACGACACCCGGCTTGGTCGCGACGATGACGTCGCCCGCGTCGACCGCGGCACGACGCTCCATGCCGGTGCCGACGAGCGGCGCCTCGGACCGCACCAGCGGCACGGCCTGGCGCTGCATGTTGGCGCCCATGAGCGCGCGGTTCGCGTCGTCGTGCTCGAGGAACGGGATCAGCGCGGTCGCGACCGACACCATCTGGCGCGGCGAGACGTCCATGTAGTCGACGGAGGTGCCGGGCACGAAGTCGACCTCGCCGCCCTTGGTCCGCACGAGCACGCGCTCCTCGGCGAACACGTTGTCGCCGTCGAGCGGCGCGTTCGCCTGGGCGATGACGTAGCGGTCCTCGTCGTCGGCGGTGAGGTAGTCCACCTCGTCGCTGACGCGACCCTCGACGACCTTGCGGTACGGGGTCTCGACGAAGCCGAACGGGTTGATCCGCCCGTACGTCGCGAGCGAGCCGATGAGGCCGATGTTCGGGCCCTCAGGGGTCTCGATCGGGCACATGCGGCCGTAGTGCGACGTGTGGACGTCACGGACCTCCATGCCGGCACGGTCGCGGG is a genomic window containing:
- a CDS encoding DNA-directed RNA polymerase subunit beta'; translation: MLDVNVFDELRIGLATADDIRAWSHGEVKKPETINYRTLKPEKDGLFCEKIFGPTRDWECYCGKYKRVRFKGIICERCGVEVTRSKVRRERMGHIELAAPVTHIWFFKGVPSRLGYLLDLAPKDLEKVIYFAAYMITWVDVDGRQEDLPNLQNEIDLEKKEIADRRDNDINARAQKLEADLAELEAEGAKADARRKVRDSAEREMASLRKRADAELDRLEQVWDRFKNLKVADLEGDEMLYRQLQDRYGNYFEGSMGAAAIQKRLEAFDLDAEAASLRETIRSGKGQRKTRALKRLKVVNAFLTTTNSPTGMVLDAVPVIPPDLRPMVQLDGGRFATSDLNDLYRRVINRNNRLKRLLDLGAPEIIVNNEKRMLQEAVDSLFDNGRRGRPVTGPGNRPLKSISDMLKGKQGRFRQNLLGKRVDYSGRSVIVVGPQLKLHQCGLPKQMALELFKPFVMKRLVDLNHAQNIKSAKRMVERARPVVWDVLEEVITEHPVLLNRAPTLHRLGIQAFEPQLVEGKAIHLHPLVCAAFNADFDGDQMAVHLPLSAEAQAEARILMLSSNNILKPSDGRPVTMPSQDMIIGLYHLTSDRPDALGTGRAFSSVSEAIMAFDQGSLDLNAVVRILMDDLVLDEERAPEGWEPGQTLLFETTLGRALFNELLPVDYPYENGVVDKKRLSVIVNDLAERYPKVEVAASLDALKEAGFRWATRSGVTIAISDVATPAVKQTILDEHEARAAKVQGQYEKGLITDDERRQELIEIWTQATDKVAKAMQENFPARNTVYRMVGSGARGNWMQVRQIAGMRGLVANPKGEIIPRPIKSNYREGLSVLEYFIATHGARKGLADTALRTADSGYLTRRLVDVSQDVIVREDDCGTERGLTMPIGVAAADGTLRRHDKVETSVFSRTLATEVSVGDEVVGRSGDDVGDVLLDRLLEAGVTELKIRSVLTCESRVGTCAKCYGRSLATGKLVDIGEAVGIIAAQSIGEPGTQLTMRTFHTGGVASADDITQGLPRVQELFEARTPKGEAPIAEFSGRVAIEEGDRSRAIVLTPDDGSEEIRYPITKRSRLLVQDGDHVSVGMQLVQGAVDPKKVLRILGPRATQKHLVDEVQEVYRSQGVDIHDKHIEVIVRQMLRRVTVLDSGETGLLPGELAERGRFEDFNRKAVSEGAQPAAGRPELMGITKASLATDSWLSAASFQETTKVLTEAAMSSRSDPLLGLKENVILGKLIPAGTGLPRYRQVSVEPTEAAKAELYPAFGYDEIDFPALGLGTGEAIPLEDIDFGDYR
- the rpoB gene encoding DNA-directed RNA polymerase subunit beta; this encodes MAASRTPSAPSADAIANRTASRRISFAQIYEPLEVPDLLGLQTESFDWLLGNSRWQARVAAAVENGRQDVPQTAGLEEIFEEISPIEDFGGSMSLSFREHRFEPPKYTAEECKEKDFTFAAPLFVTAEFVNYTTGEIKSQTVFMGDFPLMTERGTFIINGTERVVVSQLVRSPGVYFERVADKTSDKDIFTAKVIPSRGAWLEFEIDKRDNVGVRVDRKRKQNATVLLKALGMTEGEIREEFAEFPAVIDTLEKDHVQTQDEALLDLYRKIRPGEPPTVEAGRALIENFYFNPKRYDLAKVGRYKVNKKLGQDAALTDSVLSLSDVVATIKYLAALHVDKDTLPGSRGGEQIDVRVETDDIDHFGNRRIRAVGELIQNQVRTGLSRMERVVRERMTTQDVEAITPQTLINIRPVVASIKEFFGTSQLSQFMDQNNPLAGLTHKRRLSALGPGGLSRDRAGMEVRDVHTSHYGRMCPIETPEGPNIGLIGSLATYGRINPFGFVETPYRKVVEGRVSDEVDYLTADDEDRYVIAQANAPLDGDNVFAEERVLVRTKGGEVDFVPGTSVDYMDVSPRQMVSVATALIPFLEHDDANRALMGANMQRQAVPLVRSEAPLVGTGMERRAAVDAGDVIVATKPGVVTEVSADLITVANDDATTSTYRVAKFRRSNQGTSYNQRVLVDQGARVEVNSVLADGPATDEGELALGRNLLVAFMSWEGHNYEDAIILSQRLVQDDVLSSIHIEEHEVDARDTKLGPEEITRDIPNVSEEVLADLDERGIIRIGAEVAAGDILVGKVTPKGETELTPEERLLRAIFGEKAREVRDTSLKVPHGESGTVIEVRTFSREDGDELPAGVNELVRVYIAQRRKITAGDKLAGRHGNKGVISTILPVEDMPFLADGTPVDIILNPMGVPGRMNVGQVLEVHLGWIASQGWDIQLATEGDLSWKEHVPAVAATSTPRNPVATPVFDGLQEDALSGLLESTLPNRDGDRMVQPDGKARLFDGRSGEPFPEAVSVGYMYILKLHHLVDDKIHARSTGPYSMITQQPLGGKAQFGGQRFGEMEVWALEAYGAAYTLQELLTIKSDDVPGRVKVYEAIVKGENIPDSGIPESFKVLLKEMQSLCLNVEVLSADGVSIDMKENDDEVYRAAEELGIDLSRRPNASSVEEI